A part of Natronorubrum sediminis genomic DNA contains:
- a CDS encoding TAXI family TRAP transporter solute-binding subunit: MPRDDNVSRRTVLKATAATGAVGLAGCLGGGADHSVAIAGTSSGSATQAAGQALSLVANDSDVVDVDVQVTSGWTANLTEFDDGEFSTIGVDNNSLAAALNDEDPFDEDPVDDMPMQGFLFDSLEMHWVAMDGSGIESTADLRDGGYTIYPIEPGFGTRLITEELLRDDGIWDANDINNEDTDDIPGVVEEGTVDALVLYGSNRVELAGWSAEVDVRSDGQLYGVDVDDEFQETLEANDGVRVETHEPYGYEQDLETDEVTSWVLDGQWAFGPDVHPDAVYELCRLAHEEHDEMRDSDPTTLDYDDVEVMTEAVLPEIDIHPGAAEFFQEHDVWDDEWSEGEADTDD, translated from the coding sequence ATGCCAAGGGATGACAATGTTTCACGGCGAACTGTCTTGAAAGCTACTGCTGCAACAGGCGCAGTCGGACTCGCCGGCTGTCTTGGTGGGGGTGCAGATCACTCGGTCGCGATTGCCGGAACCTCGAGTGGGAGTGCAACGCAGGCGGCCGGACAGGCGCTCTCGCTCGTGGCGAACGACAGCGACGTCGTCGACGTCGACGTGCAGGTTACCTCAGGGTGGACGGCAAACCTTACCGAGTTCGACGACGGCGAGTTCAGCACCATCGGCGTAGACAACAACTCGCTCGCAGCGGCACTCAACGACGAAGATCCGTTCGACGAGGACCCCGTCGACGACATGCCGATGCAGGGGTTCCTCTTCGACAGCCTCGAGATGCACTGGGTCGCGATGGACGGGTCGGGGATCGAGTCGACAGCCGACCTTCGTGACGGTGGCTACACCATCTACCCGATCGAACCAGGATTTGGGACGCGACTGATCACTGAAGAACTGCTCCGAGACGACGGTATCTGGGACGCAAACGATATCAACAACGAGGACACCGACGACATTCCGGGCGTCGTCGAGGAGGGAACCGTCGACGCCCTCGTCCTCTACGGATCGAACCGCGTCGAACTCGCCGGTTGGTCCGCAGAGGTCGACGTTCGCAGTGACGGCCAACTGTACGGTGTCGATGTCGATGACGAGTTCCAGGAGACGCTCGAGGCGAACGACGGTGTTCGCGTCGAAACCCACGAACCGTACGGCTACGAGCAGGACCTCGAGACCGACGAGGTTACGAGTTGGGTCCTCGACGGTCAGTGGGCGTTCGGACCGGACGTGCACCCGGACGCAGTCTACGAGCTGTGTCGACTCGCCCACGAAGAACACGACGAGATGCGCGACTCCGACCCGACGACGCTCGATTACGACGACGTGGAAGTGATGACCGAAGCAGTCCTGCCAGAGATCGACATTCACCCAGGAGCCGCCGAATTCTTCCAGGAGCACGACGTCTGGGACGACGAGTGGAGCGAGGGCGAAGCCGACACTGACGACTAA
- a CDS encoding TRAP transporter permease, producing MAEQPPADDTEDAADIDIDGKGIDIDDEVTDRPIREEISNRLSWDRLQSKMTLWSFLALLSVPFWLYVMWMAYLQSAIIGTAPSRAQFGAGFLGGVIVLYALYEMIQRVGGGKRHYRKDVKELVSKENRLDTSLLLISVALMAPTVVYIYINALDLAGRGGASTPEEVMALSFTLVMIYITWRAFGATFLAVLLAGIAYGLFGSVVPGTLSHTGISPERTLRILVISMDGFFGFLTQLTAAWIALFLLYAGLLKSYGAFELILRVATRSAKYIDSGVAQTAVIASAVIGSVNGSQTANAGMTGSFTIPMMKKSGVKPATAGGIESVASTSGQVLPPVMGAGAFVMAQLITGASYLDVIVAGLIPAAILMVTVFVAVHYAAGPQIEDPDMDELYDQSLTTGEMVLEGIKFGVPIVILVYLLGVVGWTVGTSAFWTVITMITLGMAIPTVKRAYETTDVRETFWAFVYTGGQTINGFREGVIVLAPVAIILASINGVVDIFEATGVPGSIALALMDLSGGVLLIAAILAMIICIILGLGMPTTAAYTIVAMLVAPTLVEQFMLPEFSGHFFVFYAAILAGLTPPIATCVAVATGIAGSNFWRTCFEGVKISAPLFVLPFSFIYHPDIVDHGGDVSATVLMTSAIILFGGLLIIHGLNYRFDRSRVTAYGLRAVFFGLGVTAMVYPETVVQLGALGVGVFLFLTQAAVGESSPLDKLRGSQSN from the coding sequence ATGGCAGAACAACCACCGGCTGATGACACAGAAGACGCGGCAGATATCGATATTGATGGGAAAGGCATCGATATCGACGACGAGGTGACTGATCGCCCGATTAGAGAGGAGATTAGTAACCGTCTCTCGTGGGACCGTTTGCAATCGAAAATGACGTTGTGGAGCTTTTTGGCGCTCCTGTCCGTTCCGTTCTGGTTGTACGTCATGTGGATGGCGTACCTGCAGTCGGCGATTATCGGGACGGCACCGTCTCGAGCCCAGTTCGGTGCCGGGTTCCTCGGCGGAGTCATCGTGTTGTACGCGCTCTACGAGATGATCCAACGCGTCGGTGGTGGGAAACGACACTACCGCAAGGACGTGAAAGAACTGGTTTCGAAAGAAAACCGGCTCGATACGTCGTTACTCCTCATCTCGGTCGCTCTCATGGCGCCGACCGTCGTGTACATTTACATAAACGCCCTCGACCTCGCCGGGCGGGGTGGGGCGTCGACGCCGGAGGAGGTGATGGCACTGTCGTTCACGCTCGTGATGATCTACATCACGTGGCGAGCGTTCGGGGCCACGTTCCTCGCAGTCTTGTTGGCAGGAATAGCCTACGGCCTGTTTGGGTCCGTGGTTCCCGGGACGCTCAGCCACACCGGAATCTCGCCGGAGCGAACGCTCCGAATTCTGGTTATCAGCATGGACGGCTTCTTCGGCTTCCTGACGCAGTTAACGGCAGCCTGGATCGCCCTGTTCTTGCTCTACGCCGGGTTGTTGAAGTCTTACGGGGCGTTCGAACTCATCTTGCGCGTTGCGACTCGATCAGCGAAGTATATCGACTCCGGCGTCGCACAGACGGCGGTCATCGCGAGCGCGGTCATCGGGTCCGTTAACGGGAGTCAGACGGCGAACGCCGGCATGACCGGTTCGTTCACGATCCCGATGATGAAAAAGAGCGGCGTCAAGCCGGCTACTGCCGGCGGGATTGAATCCGTCGCATCCACGTCGGGCCAGGTTCTTCCGCCCGTCATGGGCGCCGGCGCGTTCGTCATGGCCCAACTCATTACGGGCGCATCGTACCTCGACGTCATCGTCGCCGGCTTGATTCCGGCGGCGATCCTCATGGTCACGGTCTTCGTCGCGGTCCACTACGCTGCCGGACCGCAGATCGAAGATCCGGATATGGACGAACTCTACGACCAATCACTCACCACGGGCGAAATGGTCCTCGAGGGGATCAAGTTCGGTGTCCCGATCGTGATTCTCGTCTACCTGCTCGGTGTCGTCGGCTGGACCGTCGGAACGTCGGCGTTCTGGACGGTCATCACGATGATCACACTCGGGATGGCGATTCCGACGGTGAAGCGGGCGTACGAAACGACCGACGTTCGGGAAACGTTCTGGGCGTTCGTCTACACTGGCGGCCAGACGATCAACGGGTTCCGCGAAGGCGTCATCGTCCTCGCACCCGTCGCGATCATCCTGGCGTCCATCAACGGTGTCGTCGACATTTTCGAAGCGACCGGCGTTCCAGGATCGATCGCACTCGCGCTCATGGACCTCTCTGGTGGCGTACTGCTGATCGCGGCCATCCTGGCGATGATCATCTGTATCATCCTCGGACTCGGGATGCCGACGACGGCCGCGTACACGATCGTGGCGATGCTCGTCGCGCCGACGCTGGTCGAACAGTTCATGCTACCCGAGTTCTCCGGGCACTTCTTCGTCTTCTACGCCGCAATTCTGGCGGGGCTCACACCGCCAATTGCGACCTGTGTGGCAGTCGCTACGGGGATCGCCGGATCGAACTTCTGGCGAACGTGTTTCGAGGGCGTGAAAATCTCCGCCCCGCTGTTCGTCCTGCCATTCTCGTTCATCTACCACCCCGACATCGTCGACCACGGCGGTGACGTGTCGGCAACGGTGTTGATGACGAGTGCGATCATCCTCTTCGGCGGATTGCTCATCATCCACGGACTGAACTACCGGTTCGACCGCTCGAGAGTGACCGCCTACGGCCTCCGAGCCGTCTTCTTCGGTCTCGGTGTCACGGCGATGGTCTACCCCGAGACGGTCGTGCAACTCGGTGCGCTCGGCGTCGGGGTCTTCCTCTTCCTGACGCAAGCGGCCGTCGGTGAATCGAGTCCACTCGACAAACTCCGCGGTTCGCAATCGAACTGA